The Fimbriimonadaceae bacterium nucleotide sequence GACCAAGGGATCGGTATTCCGCAGGAACACTTGATGAGGGTTTTCGAGCGTTTCCACCGAGTGGACAACGAGGACAACCGCAAGATTTATGGCACCGGCCTTGGCCTCTTCCTCGTGAAGCACCTTGTCGAGGACGTCCACCTTGGCAAGATTTGGGCGGAGTCCGAAGTCGGCAAGGGTTCGACGTTCAAGTTCCGCATTCCGGTGGAACTGGACATCGACGAGGCAAAAGCCCGAAACCATTAAGGACGCCGGCGGGCTAAGGGACTTTAGATAGCTCGGCCTTAAGCGTGTTGATCGAATCGATGTTTTCGGGGTCTACCCCGTTAAGCGCGGCTAGGTAAATCGAGACAAAGTCGCCGAAGAATGCGAGGGAAAGCATTTTTTGGAGGAGGTCGTTGCCCACAGCGGTCACCGTCTCGGTTTTTGTGACGTTTGCCGTGAGTCGCGCGACAACCTCTGCGCGCTTCTTCATCTTGGCGCTTTCCGAGCCGTCTTGTAGCACGATGGTCAGCCACTGCTTCACGCCCTGTTCATCGGCTTTGACCCAGCCCAAGATCTCGTTGTGGCACAACTCGGGGAAGGTGTTCGCGAACGTCATGCATTTCGCGTTCTCGTTAATCTGACTCTTCCAACGGCTCGCCACCAAACCTTGCCACGATCCAAGGCCGTAAAGGACCGACACAAGACCCTGCATCTTGGTGGCTAACACCTTAGGAGGATTTTGCTCAAGCGGCACATCGACGCTCCAGAGTCTCGAGCACTTTCTGAGGCAATCTAGAAGCCCCGCATAATCTTGCGCGGGGATCAGCCCCATCTCCTCCGCGACCACGACCACAGGTAATGCGAGGTAGGCGAGCGCAGTCCGCGGAGGCCGCCCACCCGGCACGATGATCAGCGGATAGCCGTCATCGCGCGCCATTTCGGCCAGTTGGCCGCCGCTCGTGATCGCAACGATCGAAGCGTTCTTCTTCTTCGCGTCATGATATGCCGCGAGGGTTTCTTCGGTGTTGCCGGAATAGCTGACCGCAAAGATCAACGTCTCCTCGTTGACGAAAGTCGGCAAGGAATAGTCCCTGTTAACGAAGAAGCCGCACGAGCCTTGTTCTTCAAAGAGAGCCCGGACGAAGTCGCCGCCCGCAGCCGATCCGCCCAAGCCGGTTAAAATCGCCAGGTTTGGGCGGCTCAAAGGCTTAACCATCTTAGCGGCCTTGCTAAGCGCTATGGCCTCGTCACACTGATCCGGAAAAGCGACCGTAAGGTCATACATTCCTTTCGGGTCTAATCGCTTTACAAAACTCGGATCATTGAGCTGTGACATGGTTAATCTTCTGCGAACGGGTCGAACTCGTCCTCGGCAGGCACAGGCTTTCCGCCAGCTTCGGCCCTAGGAGCTTCGCCGTCTTCTCGGGGTCGGTCAAGGCCCTGCACGTTATCGGCGATGATCTCTGTGACCTCACGGTTCACGCCTTCATTAGTCGTGTACTTTCGAGTCTGAAGCCGCCCGTCGACCGCGACCAGCCGACCTTTGCCAAGGTAGTTCGCGCAAAACTCAGCGGTGCTACCCCATGCCGAAACGTTGAAGAAGTCGACGTCTACGCCGTCTTGCCCCTTAAACCTTCGGTCAACAGCGATGCCGAAGTTGGCGACGTTCTTGCCCGTTGTGGTCGAACGAAGTTCCGGGTCTCTTGTGAGACGACCGATTAGGATAACGCGGTTAAGGCTCATACTTTCTCGTCGCGAAGGTAGATCCGATGACGAATGACGTTATCGCTAATCCGCATTAGGCGGGAGAGCTCGGCGGGAACGCTGGCAGGCGCCTCGAAGTGCATAAGGATATAGTTTCCTTCGCGGTGCCCCTCGATTTCGTAGGCAAGCTTCCGCTTGTCCCACTTTTCGGCGGACTCGACGGTCCCACCATTCTTTTCGACGATTCCTTTGAAATCGCCGGCGACCTTCGCCACTTCGTCGTCGGACATGTTCGGCGATACGATGTAGAACGCTTCGTATTTTCTTGAGTTCATGGGCTCCCTGTGGACGGCTTCTAAGGCGCGGGGAGGGCCCCACGCAGAGAGCAATGCCGGGACGCGAATCATACCTTGCGGGCGCCCGCCAAGTGGGCCCCGGCCCCCACCCGACGCTATTCTAAGAGGGTTTCGTTAGCTGACAGCGTAAAGCGGTACCCGAAGATGGCAGCGGATTTCCGGCACATAACCATTCGACTGAGGAAGATTTCAAAGAACTCCATCACGCTTGCAAACTGGGAATCGAGTTCGAGCACAAGCCCTATAACCTTTGTCTCCTGGTTCATCTCCACCCGGCTTTTGGTTACCGCATAGTTAACACGGTCATGAATATCGAACGATTCCATAATCGGGTTCTGCACCCTAGACCGGTGGACGTCGCTCTTGTCCGCAATGATGAGTGCGGCTCCAATTGTGCTTGTGGGTGTGCCAAGAAGCTCCTCATGGTTGCCAATTGCACCAAGAATTGGGGCTATGTCTTCCGGAGGCATGCCCATGCCGTTCAAGATGTTATAAGCGATATTGGCGCCTGAGATCGGGTGGTCGTGCCTGTTGATCACGTTGCCGATGTCGTGTAGGTAACCGGCGATCATCCCCAGTTCCACCTCTCGGTCGGGGACTCCAATGTTTTCCAGGATATAACGGGTAATGCTCGAAACAATGCCCACATGCCTATGCCCATGCTCTGTATAACCCATGGACGAGAGCAATGCGTTGGCCCCGTCAATTAGGTGGCGGACTTGAGGATTTGCCTTGACCTCCTTGAGGGTCACAAGGCGTGGGCCGCGTGCTTCTCCTACGGATTGGGTATTAGGTGGATTCATTCGACGACGAGGGGCTTGTAGGCACCGGACCTCACCCGGTCGAGGTAGTAGGTTACGCCGAGTTCGCCCGGATAGGCGAGGATCCGTGGCAAGAGCTTCAGGTTCCGGTTCGGATTGTTCGGCGGGGGTGCCGCGCCGGATCCGGCGAGGACGACCGCATCAAACCAATACTTATTATTGTCAAGAGTAAACCCGTGGAGAAGGGAGCGGTTCTTGGGAATATTGCCATAGGGCAGAGCCATAGTTCTCGGAGCTTTACCCGTCAAGCCCTTGATGTAGACGATAGACCGAGCCATTTCTTG carries:
- a CDS encoding bifunctional phosphoglucose/phosphomannose isomerase is translated as MSQLNDPSFVKRLDPKGMYDLTVAFPDQCDEAIALSKAAKMVKPLSRPNLAILTGLGGSAAGGDFVRALFEEQGSCGFFVNRDYSLPTFVNEETLIFAVSYSGNTEETLAAYHDAKKKNASIVAITSGGQLAEMARDDGYPLIIVPGGRPPRTALAYLALPVVVVAEEMGLIPAQDYAGLLDCLRKCSRLWSVDVPLEQNPPKVLATKMQGLVSVLYGLGSWQGLVASRWKSQINENAKCMTFANTFPELCHNEILGWVKADEQGVKQWLTIVLQDGSESAKMKKRAEVVARLTANVTKTETVTAVGNDLLQKMLSLAFFGDFVSIYLAALNGVDPENIDSINTLKAELSKVP
- the ssb gene encoding single-stranded DNA-binding protein, translated to MSLNRVILIGRLTRDPELRSTTTGKNVANFGIAVDRRFKGQDGVDVDFFNVSAWGSTAEFCANYLGKGRLVAVDGRLQTRKYTTNEGVNREVTEIIADNVQGLDRPREDGEAPRAEAGGKPVPAEDEFDPFAED
- the rpsF gene encoding 30S ribosomal protein S6; its protein translation is MNSRKYEAFYIVSPNMSDDEVAKVAGDFKGIVEKNGGTVESAEKWDKRKLAYEIEGHREGNYILMHFEAPASVPAELSRLMRISDNVIRHRIYLRDEKV
- a CDS encoding HD domain-containing protein, which encodes MTLKEVKANPQVRHLIDGANALLSSMGYTEHGHRHVGIVSSITRYILENIGVPDREVELGMIAGYLHDIGNVINRHDHPISGANIAYNILNGMGMPPEDIAPILGAIGNHEELLGTPTSTIGAALIIADKSDVHRSRVQNPIMESFDIHDRVNYAVTKSRVEMNQETKVIGLVLELDSQFASVMEFFEIFLSRMVMCRKSAAIFGYRFTLSANETLLE